A single region of the Ctenopharyngodon idella isolate HZGC_01 chromosome 21, HZGC01, whole genome shotgun sequence genome encodes:
- the LOC127503408 gene encoding small nuclear ribonucleoprotein Sm D3: MSIGVPIKVLHEAEGHIVTCETNTGEVYRGKLIEAEDNMNCQMSNITVTYRDGRVSQLEQVYIRGSKIRFLILPDMLKNAPMLKSMKNKNQGAGAGRGKAAILKAQVAARGRGRGGPGGRGNIFQKRR; the protein is encoded by the exons ATGTCTATTGGTGTTCCCATCAAAGTCCTGCATGAAGCAGAGGGTCACATCGTGACCTGCGAGACAAACACGGGTGAAGTGTACAGAGGCAAACTGATTGAAGCCGAGGATAACATGAACTGCCAG ATGTCCAACATTACAGTGACCTATCGAGATGGCAGAGTGTCCCAGCTGGAGCAGGTGTACATTCGCGGCAGCAAAATACGCTTTCTCATTCTACCTGATATGTTGAAAAACGCCCCTATGTTGAagagcatgaaaaacaaaaaccaagGGGCAGGAGCTGGAAGAGGCAAAGCTGCTATTCTCAAAGCACAAG TCGCAGCAAGGGGCCGAGGTCGAGGAGGACCAGGAGGAAGGGGAAATATTTTCCAGAAAAGGCGATAA